The region CCCGCTCGCCTCGGCGGCCGACGTCGCCGACTGGATCGGGGAGGGTCCGGTGTCGGCCGCGCAGGGCGACGACGGCCTCGTCCTCTCGAGCGCCGGGGGGCCCGACGACCACTGGACGCTCTGGTGTCCCGAGACCTTCGGCGACCGCATCCGCGTCACGTGGGAGTTCTCGCCCCGCGGGGAGCCGGGTCTGGCGATGCTGTTCTTCGGCGCGGCATCCGTCGTCGGCGGCGGCATCTTCGACGCCGATACGGCCCCGCGCGACGGGGCGTATCCGCAGTACCACTCGGGCGACATCCGCACGCTGCACGTCTCGTACTTCCGGCGCCGGTGGGAGGACGAGCGCGCCTTCCACACCTGCAACCTGCGCAAGTCGCCGGGGTTCCACCTGGTCGCGCAGGGCGCGGACCCCCTTCCTCCGGTCGTCGACGCACGCGACGCGTTCTACCGGATCGAGGTCGTCAAAGACGGTGCGCACGTCTCCTTCGCCATCGACGACCTTCCCCTCTTCGCCTGGGCCGACGACGAGTCGACCGGTCCGCGCGTCCGCGAGGGCCGCATCGGCTTCCGCCAGATGTCGCCCCTCGTCGCCTGCTACCGCAACCTGGAGGTTCACTCGCTGTGACCGCGATCGACGCGACAGTCCCGCTCCGCTGGCTCGATGACACCCCGCCCGCCCAGCTCTCGGGTGGTGTGACCTGGGGCGTTCCGCTGCCGCGGGGCACCGTCGCCTCGCCGGCGCAGCTGCGGCTGCGCGAGTGCGCGGGCGCCGACGTTCCTGCGCAGTTCTGGACCCTCGCCACCTGGCCCGACGGCTCGGTGAAGTGGGCGGGCGCCGCCGTCGGCGCGCTCGCCGCGCCGACCCGGTACGAGATCGCCGTGACGGATGCCGCGGCACCCGCGTCGGCCGGACACGAGGCTCCTGTCGTGGTGCGCCGCGACGGCGGCGAGATCGGGGTCTCGAACGGGCTGACCGAGATCGTGTTCGCCGCGGACGCCGGCGCCGACACCGTGGCCCGGCGCATCCTGCGCGACGGGCGTGTGGTCGCGGAGGACCTGCGCCTCGTGAGCCTGCTGCAGGAGGAGATCCCCGAAGACGGCGGCCCGGCGCCCCGGCGTCCGTTCCGCTCGCGGACGACGGTCGTCGAGGTCGAGCAGGACGGCCCGATCCGCGCGGTCGTGCGCGTCGAAGGCGTGCATCGCGACGAGGCCGGCGGCCGCGAGTGGCTTCCGTTCACCCTGCGCTTCGTCGTCGCGGCCGGTTCGGCGGAGGTGCGCGTCGTGCACACCGTCGTCTGGGACGGCGAGGCCGACCACGACTTCCTCGCCGGGCTCGGCCTGCGCGCCGACGTGCCGCTGCGCGCGGCGCTGCACGACCGCCATGTGCGCGTCGCCGGCGCCGACGGCGGCTTCTTCTCCGAGGCGGTGCGGGGCCTCACCGGACTGCGGCGCGACCCCGGCGCCGAGGTGCGCGCAGCCCAGATCGCGGGAGCGCAGACCCCGCCGGTCGACACCTGGAACCCCGAGGTGTCGAACAGGCTCGAGCTCATCCCGTCGTGGGCCGACCTCACCCTCACCCAGCTGAGCGCCGACGGCTACTCGCTCCGCAAGCGGACGAAGGCGGGGCACGCCTGGATCGACGCCGGCGCCGGAACCCGTGCCGAGGGTTTCGTCTCGGTGAGCGATCCGACCGGCGGCCTCGGCGTCGGCATCCGGTCGTTCTGGCAGTCACACCCGGGGCAGCTCGACCTGCGCGGCATGACCGGCGACCGGGCCGAGCTCACCGCATGGCTGCACGCTCCCGAGGCGCGCCCGATGGACATGCGGTTCTACCACGATGGTCTCGGGCAGGACGACTTCGCGACTCAGCTCGAAGCGCTCGAGATCACCTACGAGGACTACGAGCCCGGCTTCGGCGACGCCCACGGCGTCGCCCGCACCCACGAGCTCACGCTGTTCGCGTATGCCGCCACGCCGCCGATCGCCGAGGTCGCGGCATCCGTCGACGCCGTGCAGCGGCCGCCGCTGCTGCAGCCCACCCCCGAGCACCTCCACGCCGCCGGCGTCTTCGGCGACTGGGCTCCGGTGGACCGGTCGACCGCGGCGCGCACCGAGATCGAGGACAGCATCGACTTCCTCCTCGACTTCTACCTCGGCCAGATCGACCAGCGGCGCTGGTACGGCTTCTGGAACTACGGCGACGTGATGCACGCGTACGACGGCGACCGCCACGTGTGGCGCTACGACGTCGGCGGCTACGCATGGGACAACAGCGAGCTCTCGCCCGACCTGTGGCTCTGGTACTCGTACCTGCGCACCGGTCGCGCCGACGTCTTCCGGCTCGCCGAGGCGATGACCCGCCACACCGGCGAGGTCGACGTGTACCACCTCGGCCGCTGGCAGGGCCTCGGGTCGCGCCACAACGTGCAGCACTGGGGGTGCAGCGCCAAGCAGCTGCGCATCTCGAGCCCGATCTACCGCCGGTTCTTCCACTACCTCACCGCCGATGAGCGGGTCGGCGACCTGCTCACCGAGCTGCGCGACAGTGACGCGCGGTTCCTCGACACCGACCCCACCCGCAAGGTGCGGCCGGATGCGGCGACCTACCGGCCCGACCGCGGTGCGCTCGCCGTCGGCCTCGGCACCGACTGGGGCGCCCTTGCCGCGACCTGGCTCGCCGACTGGGAGCGCACCGGCAACGAGCGATCGCGTGACCGGCTGCTCGGCACCATGGCCGACATCGGCGCTCTTCCGCAGGGCTTCCTCACCGGCGAGGCGCTGTACGACATCGACCGCGGCCGCTTCGACACGACCCGAGACCGGGTGTCGGTGTCGCACCTCAGCGCCGTGTTCGGGCTGGTCGAGGTGGCGAGCGAGCTGATCTCGCTCGTCGACGTGCCCGGGTTCCGTGAGGCGTGGATCGACTACTGCCGGCTCTACCTCGCCTCGCCCGAGGAGCAGATCGCCGCGGTCGGCGAACCGCTCACCGGCATCCATCTCGAGCAGGCGCACAGCCGCCTCACCGCCTATGCTGCCGCGGCGACCGGCGACGACGCGCTCGCCGATCACGCGTGGGAGGCGTTCGAGGGGATCGGGGAGTGGCTCGTGCACCGCAGCGACTTCGTGCTCCGTCGCATCGACGGCGCCGCCGTGCTCAACCCCGTGGACGAGGCGCCCAGCGTCGGCACCAACGACGTCGCGCAGTACGGCCTCGCTGCGATCCAGAACCTCGCGCTGATCGGTCACCGCCTGCCGGAGTGAGGCCGGCTGCCACGCTCGGGCGGGGGCAGTGTTGCTCCGCCCCCGGGATCTGTGGCCGAGGCGCCCGATTCCTGGGGGTGAAACCTTGCCTCGAGCTGAGGTCGGTGTGGTTCCGCCCCCAAGAAAAGGGCGCTGGGGGCACGCTTCCTGGGGGTGGAACTGCGGAGGCCGGCAGGGCGAGGGAGTCGCTGAGCCGGCAGACCGCGGACCCGCGCCCGCCGGCCCGGGTCAGCGGTCGGCGATGAGCACGCCGTCGTCGACCCGCAGGCGTGCGACGTGCACGGCGGTCGGTCGGTGCGCGCGGTCGTCGGCGTCGGCGAGCTCACTGCCGTCCCACCACGGGTGCGTGAAGAAGTAGAAGAGCGTGTCGCCGGCATCCTGCGTGATCGCGCCGTGCCGGCCGATCTGCACGCCGGACTCGATCGGTCCGCTCTCGCCCAGGATCACGGCATCCGCCCCGCCCTGACGCTCCCACGTGACGGCGTCGGCCGAACGGTGCACGGCCATGCCGCGCCATTCGTCGGTGATCATCCACCACCAGCCGTCGAGCTCGAAGGCCGACGGACCCTCGTGCCCGCGCCCGTCGATCGCGGTGCCGTCCGCGTGCCACGCGGAGAGGTCGGCGGATGTCGCGACCTTGGTCACCGAGCCCGCTGCCTCGTCTTTGTACCAGAGGCGCCACAGCCCGTCGGGGCACCGGGCGACGTTCGCGTCGATCACGCGGTCACTGTCGAGCTGAAGAGTCTCGTGCCGGGTCCACACCGCGAGGTCGTCCGACGTGTACTCGACGATCGTGCGGGCGTGCCCCTCCCACTGCGTCGGGATGCCGTCGATCTCGGTGAGGTACATGCGCCACCGCTCACCGTCGTGGATCACCTCGGGTGCCCAGTGCGTGACGTCGACCTCGGCGGGCGGCGCTCCCGCGCGCAGCGACAGCCCCGACGCGTCGGGCTCGAGCGTGCCCGCGTACGTCCAGCGCAGTCCGTCGGCGCTGCGGGCGATGCCGATGCGGCTGCCGTGCACCCACGCGACGCCCGCTCCGGGGTCGGGGTGGGTCGCCCGGCGCTGGGTGTAGAACATCCACCACCCGGTGTGGTCGTCGTGCACCACGCGCGGATCCGTTGCGCCGTCGTAGACGGGGTCGCGGTAGATCTGGCCGGGCGCGGGACGGGACGGGTCGACGGATGCCGCGCCCTCTGCCGCCGGGTGACCCTGGTCTCCGGGCTCGTCGATCAGCGGTGCGGTCATGCGCGACGGTCGGCGACGGGGCTGGCGAAGCCGCGGCGGTGGGTCGGATGCTGCGCGAGACGCTCCGCCGTGACCACGCCGCCATCGGCCGCCGAGGCGTAGATCGCTGCGACGATCTCGAAGGAGCGGGCCGGGTCGGCTGCCGTCGGGGGCAGCGGCGCACCACTCAGAAGCGCATCGAACACCTCGCGGATGAGCGGCGTGTGGCCGCTGCGCTCCTCATCGCCCGGCAGCTCCCACGTCGTCGCCTGGTCTTCGAACCCGGGCGCGGGAGTGATCAGCCAGTTCTCGTGGCCGTGGCCGTACAGGTGCTCGACCGTGATCGTGGCGCGCTCCGTGTCGATGCGGATCACGCTCACCTCCCGCGGTGACACGGCGCTGGTGACCACCGAGGCGACCGCGCCGTTCGCGAAGGTCACCGTCGCCGTCGAGGCGTCCTCGGTCTGGGTCTCGCGCGCGAGACGCCACAGCTGCGCCTGCACGCTCTCCCAGTCGCCGAGGAGGTAGGCGAGCAGGTCGATCTGGTGGATCGCGTGACCGAGGGTGGGGCCGCCGCCCTCGGTCTCCCACTTACCCCGCCACGGCACGGCGAAGTAGGCGGGGTCGCGGAACCACAGCGTCTGGCACTGTGCGATGAGCGGCTTGCCGAAGGCACCGCTGTCGAGCAGGCGCTTCACGTGCGCGGCGGCGGTGCCGGTGCGCTGCTGGAAGACGACGGCGAGCTGCTTGCCCGCGTCGGCGGCTGCGCTGCGCATCTGATCGAGTTCGTCGAGGCTCGGTGCCGGGGGCTTCTCGACGATCACGTGCGCGCCCGCGGCGAAGGCCGCGATCGTCTGGGCGGGGTGGGCGCCCGGGGGAGTGCACACGTGCACGACGTCGGGCTTCGCCGTCGCGAGCAGCTCATCGAGGTCGTCGTAGACGGCCGGCGCCCCGTGGGCTGCGGCGAAGCGTTCGGCGGACTCGCGCGAGAGGTCGGTGACGGCCACCAGTTCGGCGTGCGGGTACGCGGCGATCGCATCGGCGTGGGCCTGGGCGATGGCCCCGGTCCCCACGATGACGCAGCGGAGCGTGTCGGTCATCGGGTGGTCTCCTTCGACGTTCGGGATGCCGCGTCCCGGCGGCATCCGTCACAGCCTAAAACGATTCGAGGGAAAGCGCTATCCCGATTCTGCCGCGATTCCGCGCGTCGCGACCCCGCGGCCCCTCCGCCGACGATGCGACGGCTCAGCCCGGGACGCCTGCCTGCGTGGCGTGCAGGTGCGCATACCGGCCCGCGGCCTGGACGAGCGCGTCGTGCGAGCCGACCTCGACGATCTCGCCGTGCTCGAGCACGACGATGCGGTCGGCCTGCCGGATCGTCGACAGTCGGTGGGCGACGACGAGCGTGGTGCGGCCCTTCATGAGGCGGTTGAGCGCCTCCTTCACCAGCTGCTCCGACTCGGGGTCGAGCGCCGAGGTCGCCTCGTCGAGGAGCAGGATGCGCGGGTCGCGCACGAGTGCCCGGGCGATGGCGAGTCGCTGGCGCTGGCCGCCCGACAGACGCGCTCCGCGCTCGCCGACCACGGTGTCCCATCCTTCGGGGAGGCGGTCGACGAACTCGGCGGCGTTCGCATCGCGCAGAGCCGCGCGGAGGCGCTCATCCGAGACGTCGTCGAGGCCGTAGGCGATGTTCTCGCGGATGGTGCCCTCGAAGAGCACCGACTCCTGCGGAACCACCGACACCGAGCGGCGCACCGTCCGCAGATCCAGCTCCTGCATGTCGACGCCGTCGAGCAGGATGCGCCCGGCCGACGGGCGCACGAACCCGAGCACGATGTTGAGCATGGTCGACTTGCCCGAACCGCTCGAGCCGACGAAGGCGACGGTCTCGCCCGGGGGGATGTCGAGTGAGATGTCGCGCAGCGCGTCGCGATCGGCCTCGGGGTAGCGGTGCGAGACGTGGTCGAGCTCGAGGTGGCCGCCGACGCTGTCGACCGCGCGCTTGCCCTCGTTGAGTTCGAGGTCGGGCTCCTGCAGCACCTCCGAGATGGAGCGCACCGACTCGAGCCCGCGCGCTCCGACGGGGATGAGCATGAGCAGCTGGGTGAGTCCGCCGGTGAGGAGGGTGAAGTAGGTCGACAGCAGCACGACCTCACCGGGAGTGATCGGCAGGAAGCCGGTCAGCGAGAAGATGGCCGCGAGCACGAGGCATCCGACCCCCAGCAGCTGCATCGCGACCCACGAGATCGACGCTACGTGGCCGTTGAGCATGTCGAGCCGCAGGCCCGCGCGGCGCACGCCGTCGGCGCCGGTCGCCACGCGGGTGACGGCGGTCTGCTCGAGGCCATGCGCGCGCGTGACCGGGATGAGCGACGCCATCTCGCCGACGCGCGCCGAGAGGGTCTCGACCTCGCGGCGGAACACCTCGTTGCGCTCGCGCGAACGGTTGCGGAGGCCATGGCGGATGCCGATCGCGATCGGCACGGCGAGGGCGTACACCGGCAGGAACTGCGGCACGGTGATCGCCGTCATCGAGATCGCGCCGATCATGACCATGGTCGACGACAGCAGGGGGTGCGTGATCTGCTGCAGCATCAGCTCGATGTTCTCGACGTCGCGCACGACCTTGGTCTGCACGATCGACGAGCTCACCCGCGTGTGGTAGCCGATCGACAGGCTCTGCAGGCGTGCGGCGAGGGCGTTGCGCAGGTCGGCGCCGGTGTCGCGCACCACCGTCATGAAGTTGCGCGTGTAGATGATGTGCATCGGGTAGTTCTGCACCAGCAGCACGGCGGCGATCGAGAACCAGATCAGCACGGTCGAGACCTCACCGCCGGTGGCGACGATGTCGATGATGCGCGCCGTCACCACCGGCAGGAACCACAGCGGGATCTCCTTGCACGCGAACGCGAGGATGGCGATCGTCATGCGTCCGGGGCGGCGCGCGAGCAGCTTCAGCACGGCGCGGGCGGGGCGCGGGTTCTGGGTGATGTTCACGATGCGGATCGCACCAGTAAACGCTTTCTGCGTCATGCGGCTATGGTATCGACGGATGCCGCACCCCCGGCGGGATCGAGAGGAAGCCATGACCTACCACCTCGCCGGAGACTCGACGGTCGCGCCGCCGAAGCCCGAGGAGCTGCCCATGACCGGATGGGGCTCCTACCTCGAGATGGATGCGCCCACGCGCAACCTCGCGTTCGGGGGAGCGACCACCGAGTCGTTCATCGAGTCGGGCTCGTGGAGCGAGCTGCTCGGGGCGGTGGAAGCCGGCGACACGGTGGTGATTCAGTTCGGCCACAACGACCAGAAGCAGCCCGAACTGCTCGCGGCGCGGGGCGGATACGCCGACCGCCTCCGCGGGTTCGTGGCCGACGTGCGCGGCCGCGACGCGACGGCGGTGCTGTGCACGTCGTGCGAGCGCCGGTGGTTCGACGGAGATCGGGTGATCCCCACGCACGGCGACTACCCCAATGCGGTGCGCGACCTCGCGCACGAGCTCGACGCGCCGCTCATCGACCTCACCGCGTTCACGACCTGGCTCTACGAAGACCTCGGGCCGGAGGCATCCGTCGCTCTGCTCAGCCACTTCGCGCCCGGGGAGCATCCGGTCTGGCCCGAGGGGCTCGTCGACGACACGCACTTCCACGAGCGGGGCGCCCGTCGCATCGCGGCGTTCGTCGCGAAGTCGCTGCGTGCGATCGAGCGCCGCGACGGCGATCAGGCCCCCAAGGGAGTACCCGGCGTCGTCGCCTGACTCGGGGAGCAGGCGTTTCGTCTCGCTCCGCTCGCTCAACGACCGGGGAGCAGGCGTTTCGTCTCGCTCCGCTCGCTCAACGACCGGGGAGGGGCGGTCGTTGAGCGAGGAGCGGCGCGACGAGACGAAACGGTCGCGGGTGGGCGTTTCGTCTCGCTGCGCTCGCTCAACGACCGGGAGGCTCGCAGCACTCGCTCGACGACCGGGAGGCTCGCACCACTCGCTCAACGACCGGGGGTGGTCGTTGAGCGAGGAGCGGCGCGACGAGACGAAACGGTCGCGGGTGGGCGTTTCGTCTCGCTTCGCTCGCTCAACGACCGGGAGGCTCGCTGCGCTCGCTCAACGACCGGGAGGCTCGCAGCACTCGCTCGACGACCGGGAGGCTCGCTCCGCTCGCTCAACGACCGGGAGGCTCGCTGCGCTCGCTCGTCAGTGGGCGCCGCGGCCGGCCGTCGAGGCGCGGACGGCGAGTTCGGGCTGATAGACGATGTTGCCCTGTGCGCTGCCTGCCTCGCCCGAGATGCGGGCGAGGAGCATCTCGGCCGCCGTGCGCCCCATCTCGCGGGCCGGCTGGCGCACCGAGGTGAGGGGCACGGCGGCGATCGCGGCGAACTCGATGTCGTCGTAGCCGACCACGGCGACGTCTTCGGGCACGCGCACACCGCGCGATATCAGCCCGTAGACGAGGCCGATCGCGAGGTGGTCGTTCGAGACGACGAGCCCGTCGGGGCGGTCGTCGGGGTGGCGTGCGGCGATCTGCTCGCCGAAGGCCCGGCCGAGCTCGGACGTGGTGCGCTCGGTCCAGATCGGCTCGAGGCTCGCGCCGGGCACCGCGTCGACCGCCGACTGCGCGCCCTCGCGGCGCTCGCGCACCTGGCGGACGGCGGAGCGCGCGCCGACGTACGCCAGTCGCCGCCGGCCGGTCGCGAGTAGGTGGTCGGCGGCCAGGCGTCCGCCGGCGACGTCGTCGAACGAGACCGAGGGCAGCGAGCCGGTGTCGTCGACGGCATCGACGAGCACGACCGGGATGCCGCGGCGTCGGAGTCGCTCGAGCCAGGGCCCGGTGTCGCCGAAGGGGCTGACGAGGGCGCCTTCGACCTGCACGCGCTCGAAGAGCTCGAGGTGGTCGCGCTCCTTGGCGACGTCGTCGCTGGAGTTGCCGAGGAGCACGCGCATGCCGGCCGCCGACGCGGCATCCTCGGCTCCGGCGACCATGTCGCCGAAGAACGGGTTGGCGATGTTGATGACGGTCATGCCGAGCAGGCCGCTGCGGCCGGCGCGCAGCTGCTGCGCCGCCTGCAGCGGCACGTAGCCGAGCTGGTCAGCGGCTGCGCGCACGCGTTCGACGAGTCTCTCGCTGACGAGGTGCGGACGATTGAGCGCGTTCGAGACGGTGCTGATCGAGACGCCCGCGCGCTCGGCGACATCGCGGATGCCGGCTCGCTTCATGACGACTCGATTCCCCCTGCGGACTCGGTGCCGCCCCGTCGTCGGGGCGCGTGTTCCTGCCCATGCTAGGCGTTCCCGGCCGTCGCGCCGGTCGCGCGTCGGCGCGAGAGGGCGAGGGCGGTGCGCCGCCGGGCTGGTCCGTAGTCATCCCGACGGCACACCAATGAAACGTTTCGGGGCCGAGGCTACTGGGCGACTCCGATCCCGCGCAAGCGGCGGTCGCAGTTCGATGAAACGTTTTTAGAAGATGCTTGCCGTCGCCGCCCGCGCTGTGTCAGACTTCGAGCGATCGCGACGGGAATGCGTTTTCCGTTTCGCTGTCGACACACGTCGAGCCCGCCGCGATCAGGACAGGGCCGAGTCCGTACGCGCCCGGTTCGTTGCGAGGGGATGCCGCGCCGTGGCGGCATCCGTCGCTCCTTTGCCGATGCAGACACAAGGAGGAACCGTGCCCCATCCGTCAGAGCGGCCCGCGGTCGCCAGAGCAGACCACGCGGCGTTCGCGCCACCCCCATCACGCGGACGCGGCGCGCGACGCCTCGCCGCCGCAGCGACGTCGGCCGTCGTCGTCGGCGCGCTCCTCGCCGCGGTGCCCAGCGCCGCGTCGGCCGTCGAGCCGAACGCCGAAGGCGCATACCTCTTCGACTTCGGCGGGCCCGCGTCGCCGCTCGCCGAGGGGCACAACCGCGTCACGCCGACCACGGCGTACGACGCGGGCACCGGCTACGGCATCTCGCTGCCCGCGGGTGCGAGCGTCATCTTCCGCGACCGCACCGGCTCGACGACGCCGGCCGATCCGCTCGCCAACGACTGGATCGGCGGCGTGAACTGGGGCTTCCTCGTCGACGTCCCCAACGGCGCCTACGAGGTGACCATCACCACCGGCGACCAGCTCGCCGGCACCTCGACGACCGCGACGACCGTCGCCCTGGAAGGCGTCGAGGCCGGACGCGTGACCGCGCGGCAGAGCGTGACCGTGCAGTCGTTCACCACGGTCGTCGAAGACGGCCAGCTCACCGTCGGCATCACCGGTACCGGCATCGGCGGCCTCCTCAACGGCGTCGAGATCACCCCGCTCGTGCCCGAAGCGCCCACCGGCGTCGCGATCACGAAGGTCGCGCACGACGCGGTCGACCTCGCGTGGGACGAGGTGGCGGATGCCGCCGGCTACGACCTGCTGCGCGCCGATGTCGACGGCGCCGAGGTCGGCGACTTCGCTCCGCTCGCAGAGGACCTCACCGAGACCTCGTACACCGACGCATCCGTCGAGGTGGGCGCTTCGTACGCGTACGCCGTCGTCGCCGTCAGCAGCTACGACCGGGCATCCGCCCCGAGCGACTCGGTGCGCAGCGGCGTGATCCCCGCGCTCGCCGCACCCGAG is a window of Microbacterium terrae DNA encoding:
- a CDS encoding ABC transporter ATP-binding protein, which translates into the protein MTQKAFTGAIRIVNITQNPRPARAVLKLLARRPGRMTIAILAFACKEIPLWFLPVVTARIIDIVATGGEVSTVLIWFSIAAVLLVQNYPMHIIYTRNFMTVVRDTGADLRNALAARLQSLSIGYHTRVSSSIVQTKVVRDVENIELMLQQITHPLLSSTMVMIGAISMTAITVPQFLPVYALAVPIAIGIRHGLRNRSRERNEVFRREVETLSARVGEMASLIPVTRAHGLEQTAVTRVATGADGVRRAGLRLDMLNGHVASISWVAMQLLGVGCLVLAAIFSLTGFLPITPGEVVLLSTYFTLLTGGLTQLLMLIPVGARGLESVRSISEVLQEPDLELNEGKRAVDSVGGHLELDHVSHRYPEADRDALRDISLDIPPGETVAFVGSSGSGKSTMLNIVLGFVRPSAGRILLDGVDMQELDLRTVRRSVSVVPQESVLFEGTIRENIAYGLDDVSDERLRAALRDANAAEFVDRLPEGWDTVVGERGARLSGGQRQRLAIARALVRDPRILLLDEATSALDPESEQLVKEALNRLMKGRTTLVVAHRLSTIRQADRIVVLEHGEIVEVGSHDALVQAAGRYAHLHATQAGVPG
- a CDS encoding LacI family DNA-binding transcriptional regulator, which gives rise to MKRAGIRDVAERAGVSISTVSNALNRPHLVSERLVERVRAAADQLGYVPLQAAQQLRAGRSGLLGMTVINIANPFFGDMVAGAEDAASAAGMRVLLGNSSDDVAKERDHLELFERVQVEGALVSPFGDTGPWLERLRRRGIPVVLVDAVDDTGSLPSVSFDDVAGGRLAADHLLATGRRRLAYVGARSAVRQVRERREGAQSAVDAVPGASLEPIWTERTTSELGRAFGEQIAARHPDDRPDGLVVSNDHLAIGLVYGLISRGVRVPEDVAVVGYDDIEFAAIAAVPLTSVRQPAREMGRTAAEMLLARISGEAGSAQGNIVYQPELAVRASTAGRGAH
- a CDS encoding Gfo/Idh/MocA family protein; translation: MTDTLRCVIVGTGAIAQAHADAIAAYPHAELVAVTDLSRESAERFAAAHGAPAVYDDLDELLATAKPDVVHVCTPPGAHPAQTIAAFAAGAHVIVEKPPAPSLDELDQMRSAAADAGKQLAVVFQQRTGTAAAHVKRLLDSGAFGKPLIAQCQTLWFRDPAYFAVPWRGKWETEGGGPTLGHAIHQIDLLAYLLGDWESVQAQLWRLARETQTEDASTATVTFANGAVASVVTSAVSPREVSVIRIDTERATITVEHLYGHGHENWLITPAPGFEDQATTWELPGDEERSGHTPLIREVFDALLSGAPLPPTAADPARSFEIVAAIYASAADGGVVTAERLAQHPTHRRGFASPVADRRA
- a CDS encoding DUF1961 family protein, translating into MSDLRYANPLASAADVADWIGEGPVSAAQGDDGLVLSSAGGPDDHWTLWCPETFGDRIRVTWEFSPRGEPGLAMLFFGAASVVGGGIFDADTAPRDGAYPQYHSGDIRTLHVSYFRRRWEDERAFHTCNLRKSPGFHLVAQGADPLPPVVDARDAFYRIEVVKDGAHVSFAIDDLPLFAWADDESTGPRVREGRIGFRQMSPLVACYRNLEVHSL
- a CDS encoding family 43 glycosylhydrolase; this translates as MTAPLIDEPGDQGHPAAEGAASVDPSRPAPGQIYRDPVYDGATDPRVVHDDHTGWWMFYTQRRATHPDPGAGVAWVHGSRIGIARSADGLRWTYAGTLEPDASGLSLRAGAPPAEVDVTHWAPEVIHDGERWRMYLTEIDGIPTQWEGHARTIVEYTSDDLAVWTRHETLQLDSDRVIDANVARCPDGLWRLWYKDEAAGSVTKVATSADLSAWHADGTAIDGRGHEGPSAFELDGWWWMITDEWRGMAVHRSADAVTWERQGGADAVILGESGPIESGVQIGRHGAITQDAGDTLFYFFTHPWWDGSELADADDRAHRPTAVHVARLRVDDGVLIADR
- a CDS encoding exo-rhamnogalacturonan lyase family protein, with the protein product MTAIDATVPLRWLDDTPPAQLSGGVTWGVPLPRGTVASPAQLRLRECAGADVPAQFWTLATWPDGSVKWAGAAVGALAAPTRYEIAVTDAAAPASAGHEAPVVVRRDGGEIGVSNGLTEIVFAADAGADTVARRILRDGRVVAEDLRLVSLLQEEIPEDGGPAPRRPFRSRTTVVEVEQDGPIRAVVRVEGVHRDEAGGREWLPFTLRFVVAAGSAEVRVVHTVVWDGEADHDFLAGLGLRADVPLRAALHDRHVRVAGADGGFFSEAVRGLTGLRRDPGAEVRAAQIAGAQTPPVDTWNPEVSNRLELIPSWADLTLTQLSADGYSLRKRTKAGHAWIDAGAGTRAEGFVSVSDPTGGLGVGIRSFWQSHPGQLDLRGMTGDRAELTAWLHAPEARPMDMRFYHDGLGQDDFATQLEALEITYEDYEPGFGDAHGVARTHELTLFAYAATPPIAEVAASVDAVQRPPLLQPTPEHLHAAGVFGDWAPVDRSTAARTEIEDSIDFLLDFYLGQIDQRRWYGFWNYGDVMHAYDGDRHVWRYDVGGYAWDNSELSPDLWLWYSYLRTGRADVFRLAEAMTRHTGEVDVYHLGRWQGLGSRHNVQHWGCSAKQLRISSPIYRRFFHYLTADERVGDLLTELRDSDARFLDTDPTRKVRPDAATYRPDRGALAVGLGTDWGALAATWLADWERTGNERSRDRLLGTMADIGALPQGFLTGEALYDIDRGRFDTTRDRVSVSHLSAVFGLVEVASELISLVDVPGFREAWIDYCRLYLASPEEQIAAVGEPLTGIHLEQAHSRLTAYAAAATGDDALADHAWEAFEGIGEWLVHRSDFVLRRIDGAAVLNPVDEAPSVGTNDVAQYGLAAIQNLALIGHRLPE
- a CDS encoding rhamnogalacturonan acetylesterase → MTYHLAGDSTVAPPKPEELPMTGWGSYLEMDAPTRNLAFGGATTESFIESGSWSELLGAVEAGDTVVIQFGHNDQKQPELLAARGGYADRLRGFVADVRGRDATAVLCTSCERRWFDGDRVIPTHGDYPNAVRDLAHELDAPLIDLTAFTTWLYEDLGPEASVALLSHFAPGEHPVWPEGLVDDTHFHERGARRIAAFVAKSLRAIERRDGDQAPKGVPGVVA